ATCTTAGGGTTTAAATTGTTTCACAAATCAAAActgataaagaaaaaaaaaacatatgagGCCCTTGGTGGTTTACCTTCTTCAAAAAGTTCCCCCAAATCATATACATACAGCCCTCAAGCGTCACCACCGCCCCAATGCGCGCaagaatcaaatatatattcagAGTTCTCGCCGGCAATTCAAGGTTCCATTGATTCCGGCGACTGCGACGAACTGAAAAATGACGTGGCTTTAGGAGATCTACAATCTAAAATTTGGGCTGTGCAttggtattttcttttctctagtAATCTCTGcgattttatttgtttattttttctaaaaaaataaacatctcAAAGTTGGGTTGATGAAAGCACCTGTGCGAATTCAAAAATTGTTTTGTCTGCCATCTCCATTCTCTAGTGACGGTCGGTCTTTAGCTTTATCATCATCTCGTCTTCTCTTCTCCGCCAGCTTCTTCCGTCTAACATTGAAGTAAATCTCTATTCTCTTGAAATCGAAGCTCCCATtctgtgttctttttttttttttttttttttttttttttttttttttttttNccccttcttttcttcttcccatcCTATGTTCACCGTGACCGAGGACATTTTCGGTTGGATTACTGAATTCTTACTCCGAACTCCAATGGAGGATCTGCTGAAGAGAGTTTCGCGGTTTTTCCCCTCCCGGACAAGGACCTCTGCCTGAAGAAAGCAGCGCTTTTACGGGGTATCGTGAGCGAAATGGTTAGACCGAAGGTGTTGTAACAGAGAAAttacttgaaattttgttaataattgaagagTTGGGTAAGACCGAAGGGCTTGCAGTCATGGAATCAATGAAAGCTGCATAAGCACCCAAGGTATTTTGATGCAGTTACGAGGATTTGGGATTTGGAGAGAAATAGTGAGAGAATTGGAGGGATTGGGGAAGAGTGAGTTGGTTTGACTTGAATTGAAAGGATGGAAGGATGAAGTAGAAGCAACACTATTAGTGTTGTTATTTTGGAGGATGCAAAATGGTTAGAAATAGCAATGGAGGAGTTGGGATAATTTTGGAGGGTTTTGTGTTGCCAAGAATCAAGATGCAAACTCCTTGCATCCCCGGATTCACGTGTTTGTAATAATAAGGCTGCCCACCTTGGAACTTGTGAAAGACCATTTACAAGCAATTTGGCAAGCCTCTGTAGAGGTGTGTAAACCTGGAAGAAACACTTCATTGTTCATCAGATGCGGCTTATGACATTTTTTACGCGAAAAACGAGACACATATCTCACCTTGCTTCCATCGACGCCTCGGAGTTCACAAGAATTGTAAAATAATCGAATAATATACTCCGTGCCGTCCCTTTTCTAGTTTCTAGTTTCTACTTTCCTGTTCTTGTTCGGTCCATTCGTATAACAAAGTTATTGTTGTTATCGGCTAACATAGCCATGGATGCCCAGAAGGCAGTAGACACCCCCACCACAACCGTTTTGATGCTTCCATGGATCGGCTATGGCCATCTCTCTGCTTATTTGGAGCTGGCCAAAGCTCTCTCAAGGAGGAACTTCCACGTCTACTTCTGTTCAACCCCTGTTAACCTTGACTCCATTAAACCAAACCTAATCCCTCCTCCTTCTTCCATCCAATTTGTGGACCTCCATCTCCCTTCCTCTCCTGAACTTCCTCCCCATCTTCACACAACCAACGGCCTCCCCTCTCACCTTAAACCCATTCTTCACCAAGCCTTCTCAGCGGCTGCACAACACTTCGAGGTAATTTTACAAACACTTTCTCCGCATCTCCTCATTTATGACTCTCTCCAGCCTTGGGCTCCTCGAATTGCTTCCTCCCTCAATATTCCGGCCATTAACTTCAATACCACCGCAGTTTCCATCATTGCCCATGCCCTTCACTCCGTTCACTACCCGGATTCTAAATTCCCATTCTCTGATTTTGTTCTCCACGATTATTGGAAAGCCAAGTACACCACCGCTGATGGAGCCACTTCAGAAAAAACCCGCAGAGGTGCAGAAGCCTTTCTGTATTGCTTGAATGCTTCTTGCGATGTAGTTCTTGTGAATAGCTTCAGAGAGCTGGAGGGGGAATATATGGATTATCTGTCCGTTctcttgaagaagaaagttgTGTCGGTTGGTCCTTTGGTGTACGAACCGAGTGAGGGCGAGGAAGATGAAGAGTATTGGAGGATAAAAAAGTGGCTGGATGAAAAGGAAGCATTGTCGACCGTTTTGGTGTCATTTGGAAGCGAATACTTCCCGCCGaaggaagaaatggaagagatagcACATGGGTTAGAGGAGAGTGAGGCTAACTTCATATGGGTGGTCAGGTTTCCGAAAGGAGAAGAGAGTAGTAGGGGGATTGAAGAGGCATTGCCAAAGGGGTTTGTGGAGAGAGCGGGAGAGAGGGCGATGGTGGTGAAAAAATGGGCGCCTCAGGGGAAGATATTGAAACATGGGAGCATTGGGGGATTTGTGAGTCACTGTGGGTGGAATTCGGTACTGGAGAGCATAAGGTTTGGGGTACCCGTAATAGGAGTTCCCATGCATCTGGACCAGCCCTATAACGCCGGACTTCTGGAAGAAGCTGGGATTGGGGTGGAGGCCAAGCGGGATGCCGACGGCAAAATTCAGAGAGACCAAGTGGCCAGCTTGATCAAACAAGTGGTGGTCGAGAAAAGCAGGGAAGACATTTGGAAGAAAGTAAGGGAAATGAGGGAGGTTTTGAGGAGAAGAGACGACGACGACATGATGATTGATGAGATGGTGGCTGTAATTTCCGTCGTGCTTAAAATATgagttttctttgtttacttcataagattattattattattatcattattattatcacTACTACTACGTAGTAAATAAtgatttatgttatgtgatagagtaaagaaagaaagtataTTATTGTCGAATGTGTGATATATTTAAAGAAGAGTGGAAGACGCAAAATAGTCAGTAATTAATtagtattaataattaaaagaaaagtaaaagaatgaAGTGAATTGAGTTAGAAGAAGCTGGTAACTAAAGCACAGAACATGGGTGGATGCGACACTTGAGGAGGCCACGTGTTTTCTTATGGTTGGAGAGTATCATGgatttcctcttcttcctgcTGCCGCTCCCTTGCAGCATCGCGTCCGCCCGTCTATCCATATcaataacaacaaaacaacACACAAATGCAAACATATTACCCACAACACAAGgctctttctattttattacTTAAACACACAAACACGCACACACacagacacacacacacacacacacacacatttaCTTTCTTCCTATACTCCAACTCTTCTTTATTAACCCATTCTCGGACTAAATCATCTGTCTTCCTAAGTCCTAATACCTTCTAACTTTTACATTCCTCTCCCCCGGAAGCCCAAAGTTTGAACATATTATTACACATCCTTACCTATCAATCAACTACACTTCTACTCATCCGAACTCAATTTAGCATATAAAAAGGATcagtgaaacaaaattattctCAGGCAAAGGCAAGTTCATcaccaaaaagaagaaaaaaggatgcGAAGTTTGGGAACAACTAAAGACAGCTATAACTTTCCCACAACCAAAATCTTCTGATTCGATCAACCAATTGTTCTAGGTTCATAGCATCATATGtagaaagaaatttcaaaaattaaagaaactaCCGACACGAACAGCCATGCCAAACTACAGAAATCATtgcagcaaaaaaaaaaaaaacaggataCTGAGAGACAGTACCGCAAATAATGGAAACGAGAGACACCCAAACATAGATAGTAAAACAAAATGTCATATCATCAACTTATCTGCCCATATCCCTCTTCCTTTTCAAGCAGATTAAGGAGGTTTAAGGTTTCAGTTGATTGATTCTCACTTGGCCATCATGACTTTGACAAACTCCTCATAGTTGATTTGCCCATCGCCATCCACGTCTGCCTCACGGATCATTTCATCAACTTCCTCGTCTGTCAACTTCTCACCGAGATTTGTCA
The Cucurbita pepo subsp. pepo cultivar mu-cu-16 chromosome LG16, ASM280686v2, whole genome shotgun sequence genome window above contains:
- the LOC111777212 gene encoding beta-D-glucosyl crocetin beta-1,6-glucosyltransferase-like; protein product: MDAQKAVDTPTTTVLMLPWIGYGHLSAYLELAKALSRRNFHVYFCSTPVNLDSIKPNLIPPPSSIQFVDLHLPSSPELPPHLHTTNGLPSHLKPILHQAFSAAAQHFEVILQTLSPHLLIYDSLQPWAPRIASSLNIPAINFNTTAVSIIAHALHSVHYPDSKFPFSDFVLHDYWKAKYTTADGATSEKTRRGAEAFLYCLNASCDVVLVNSFRELEGEYMDYLSVLLKKKVVSVGPLVYEPSEGEEDEEYWRIKKWLDEKEALSTVLVSFGSEYFPPKEEMEEIAHGLEESEANFIWVVRFPKGEESSRGIEEALPKGFVERAGERAMVVKKWAPQGKILKHGSIGGFVSHCGWNSVLESIRFGVPVIGVPMHLDQPYNAGLLEEAGIGVEAKRDADGKIQRDQVASLIKQVVVEKSREDIWKKVREMREVLRRRDDDDMMIDEMVAVISVVLKI